Proteins from a single region of Chitinophagaceae bacterium:
- a CDS encoding flavodoxin family protein, which translates to MKKILIIYGHPDKESYCYALTEAYKKGAIASGAEVKEIKIADLEFNPNLQFGYRKRTELEPDLIESHEKIKWADHLVWIYPVWWGSLPALLKGFIDRVFLPGFAFQKKENSLWWDKLLKGKSARIISTLDQPAWYYWLVYQKPSYFAMKKLTLEFCGISPVKATTIGPIRLSKETYREKWLERVYKLGFKQK; encoded by the coding sequence ATGAAAAAAATACTTATTATTTATGGTCACCCGGACAAAGAAAGCTATTGCTATGCACTTACAGAAGCTTATAAAAAAGGGGCAATAGCATCCGGAGCTGAAGTGAAAGAGATAAAAATAGCGGATTTGGAATTTAATCCCAATTTACAATTCGGATATAGAAAACGTACTGAACTTGAACCGGATTTGATTGAATCCCATGAAAAAATAAAATGGGCAGACCATTTAGTATGGATTTATCCGGTTTGGTGGGGAAGCTTGCCTGCCCTATTAAAAGGCTTTATTGACAGAGTTTTTCTTCCGGGTTTTGCTTTTCAAAAAAAGGAAAATTCATTATGGTGGGACAAGTTACTCAAAGGTAAAAGCGCGAGAATTATTTCTACACTTGACCAGCCTGCCTGGTATTATTGGTTAGTTTATCAAAAACCAAGCTATTTTGCAATGAAGAAATTAACCCTGGAGTTTTGCGGAATAAGTCCGGTAAAAGCAACAACAATAGGCCCCATTCGCTTGTCTAAAGAAACGTATCGAGAAAAATGGTTAGAAAGAGTCTATAAGCTGGGTTTTAAACAAAAATAA
- a CDS encoding DUF1905 domain-containing protein, translated as MANEYRIKKFDGGMHYILLDKKTVLALTKENNKRVICRLNDEMELHCAIISKKEGGHFISIGSATCKKLKIKEGSKVKATFTVDNSKYQFEMPEELKEVLNTDPEADKIFHSLTKGNQRGLIYLVLQVKSSDKRIEKALKITEKIKMGITSPKLILKYPH; from the coding sequence ATGGCAAATGAATACAGAATCAAAAAGTTTGACGGCGGAATGCATTATATTTTGCTCGACAAAAAGACGGTTTTAGCCTTAACAAAAGAAAATAATAAACGTGTGATTTGCAGATTGAATGACGAGATGGAACTTCATTGTGCAATAATTTCTAAAAAAGAAGGCGGTCACTTTATCAGCATTGGTTCAGCCACTTGCAAAAAGCTAAAAATTAAAGAAGGTTCAAAGGTAAAAGCTACTTTCACTGTAGATAATTCAAAATATCAGTTTGAAATGCCCGAAGAGCTAAAGGAAGTTTTAAATACAGACCCTGAAGCAGATAAAATATTTCATTCATTGACAAAAGGAAATCAACGTGGACTTATTTATTTGGTATTACAAGTAAAATCTAGCGATAAGAGAATTGAAAAAGCATTGAAAATTACGGAAAAAATCAAAATGGGAATTACATCTCCTAAATTGATTTTAAAGTATCCTCATTAA
- a CDS encoding DUF418 domain-containing protein, producing IDLDILRGIALFGILVVNLYIFSNPLAILAVNISPWTEWYNQSYIFFSRIFFEGKFITMFSFLFGLGFYIFTERLKIKELPVRRVFFRRMLLLFLIGLMHAVFFWPGDILASYAVSGIFIMLFLYRKDKTIKIWMGVILGAFLLFFTLLIFFIMWAMSMPEVADSIKEGFAEANQDFVEMLARGYEVYLTGTYAEMMTYRWGEEIPFAWTGLFLAPMGIPFIISMFLLGFLIGRKGLLQNPKLLRTLLIPHRWKLLISGLLLSVVYALSYLYRDPVLFDYWLLIQMFAIILGAPLLMLAYSGFILKCLEDNKATAFLHRFVPVGRMALTNYIMQTIICTTIFYGYGLELIGRFEPIFIFPLAVVIYLFQMYLSAWYFKHYKMGPLERLWRMGTYLSRV from the coding sequence ATTGATCTCGATATCCTCAGGGGGATTGCCCTTTTTGGCATACTGGTGGTGAATCTCTATATTTTTTCTAATCCCCTGGCAATTTTAGCCGTGAATATATCACCGTGGACGGAATGGTATAATCAGTCGTATATTTTCTTTAGCCGGATATTCTTTGAAGGTAAGTTCATTACAATGTTTTCCTTTTTATTCGGACTTGGCTTTTACATTTTCACCGAACGCCTTAAAATTAAGGAATTACCGGTCAGGCGGGTTTTCTTTCGCAGGATGTTACTTTTGTTTTTGATTGGCCTAATGCATGCGGTGTTTTTCTGGCCGGGAGATATATTAGCTTCTTATGCAGTCTCAGGAATTTTCATCATGCTTTTTTTATACAGAAAAGATAAAACAATCAAGATTTGGATGGGGGTTATTTTAGGTGCTTTCCTACTATTTTTTACTTTGCTCATATTTTTTATAATGTGGGCAATGAGCATGCCCGAAGTAGCTGACAGTATAAAGGAGGGATTTGCGGAAGCAAACCAGGATTTTGTGGAAATGCTTGCACGTGGGTACGAAGTTTATTTAACTGGGACTTATGCTGAAATGATGACATACAGATGGGGAGAAGAAATTCCCTTTGCATGGACGGGCTTGTTTCTTGCACCTATGGGAATTCCATTCATTATTTCTATGTTCTTGCTTGGTTTTCTGATTGGCCGGAAAGGTTTGCTGCAAAACCCTAAATTATTGAGAACGTTGTTAATCCCTCATCGATGGAAACTACTTATAAGCGGACTCTTGCTCTCTGTTGTTTATGCATTAAGTTATCTTTATCGGGATCCTGTTCTTTTTGATTATTGGTTGCTGATTCAAATGTTTGCAATAATCCTTGGAGCGCCCTTGTTGATGTTGGCCTACAGCGGATTTATCCTAAAGTGCCTGGAAGACAATAAAGCTACCGCTTTCCTTCATCGGTTTGTGCCTGTCGGTCGCATGGCGCTTACAAATTATATCATGCAAACAATTATTTGTACCACTATATTTTACGGTTATGGGTTGGAATTGATTGGCCGCTTTGAACCGATTTTCATATTTCCACTTGCTGTAGTGATTTACCTATTCCAAATGTATCTGAGTGCATGGTATTTCAAACACTATAAAATGGGCCCGCTTGAAAGACTATGGCGCATGGGAACATATCTTAGCAGGGTTTAA